The region CGGATCCCCGTAGACGGAATACCCGAAGCTCCCGAAGGAGCTGCCAAAGCGCTCGAAAAGCGAGGGCGCCCGATAACCGTTCCCGACGTGGCCCCGCAGCTTGGTGCCTGTCTTCTCCAAGAAGTAGGCGATCGACCCATCGGCGGTGTAGGCACTGGGGAGCGAGGGGAGGTGGAGTCCTTGAAAGGGCGACCCCGAAGCTGGGGTGAGGGTTGGGGCGTCGAGCGAGAACCATTGGGCGCGGAGACCAGCGGAGGCCTGCAACGCCCCCCCAAGAAGACGGATCTGGTCCTGGATGAAGCTGGCATGGCTGAGCTGGGCCGCGTTCACCGAGGAGCCGGCGGCGGGGTCGGTCGGGGTCGAGCGGCCCAGGTATCGCTCGCTCTCCAGCTGATACCCGACCGTGAAGAGGTGGTGGGGGCCGACACCGAAGTCGGCGTGGGCGTCCAGGGTGTGTACGCGTCCGTCGAATTCGTCGCGGGTCATACCATCGGGCTGGAACCCGGGACCCAGGGGACCATTCACAAAGGTCCGGTTGGTGAGCAAGCCGTGATAGGTCACGCTGTAGGCGAAGCCCGGGGAGGGACGATGCTCGAATGTCACCAGCGCGGAAAGGAAGTTGGCACTACGGGTGTTGTCGGGGTCATGGGCGGAGGGAATGAAGTTCGCCCCGTCGAGGTTCAGCTCGGAGACCGGCGTACCCGACTCGTAGCGGGACAACTCCGACCGCGAGAGGGGGCTGGCGTCGATGATTCCATCGCTGGGGAGGGTGCCCAGGGTCAGCGGACTCTCGTTGAGCTTTGTGAACGAGTCGGCGAAATAAATCCGGGTCGCGAGCGTCGCTGTCGGGCCGAGACGAACCTGGACACGCCCCTGGATGCTGGAGGTGCGTGCCTTGTCGTCGCCTCCCACGCCTTCGGAGACGTTCAGGTGGGCGAATCCGGCGCTGTAGGTGATGCGGTCCTTGTTAAAGCCCCCGGCGGTGTCCGCGCGCCCCCGAAAGAAGCCCAGCGAGCCGCCCTCGAGGAGGAGGCCGCCCCGGGCCTGGCCTCCGCCGTGGTCGGTCACGACGTTGACCACTCCCCCAATGGCGTTGGAGCCATAGAGCGAAGAGCCCGACCCGCGAAGGACCTCGACCCGCTCGATGTTGGTCACCAGGAGATCCTCCAGGAACCCAGACGCGTCGGCCTGGGGACCGGCGGCGTCGCGAAAACGCACGCCGTCGATGAGGATGGCCGTGTCTTGGTCGCGTAACCCCCGGATCTTGATGGACGCGAAGGAACCGGGCCCTCCCAGCTGCTGGACGCGGAGACCGGCAACGGTGCGCAGCGCGTCTGCGAGGGCGAACTCGTCGCGGCCGTCGATCTGCTCGCGGTCCACGACAGCGATGGCCTTCGAGACCTCGTCGGATCCCTGCATGCTGCCGGATGCGGTCACGACCACTTGCTCTCTGAGGCCGGCGAGCTTGAGGGCAAACTCGACGTCGACCTCGGTCGCTTTGACCAGCGCCACGCGCTGCACGTCGGGGCGGCCAAAACCAGATGCCGCGGCTTCCACAAGATAGTCGGCAGCGGGCAGACTCTCGAAGCGACAGAGTCCGGCCGCATCAGTCACGGCGTTGATCCGAAGCCGATCGTCCCTCGTGTAGAGGGTGACCCGAGCTCCCCGAACCGGCACCACCTGCGGATCCACGACCCGCACGGTGATCGTGGACAAGCCTTCAGACGCCCCGGCAGCCGCTTGGACGCTAGAGAAAAGGAACAGTCCCAGGACGGACACACGCATGCACGCCTCCCACCGGGCGTAAGCCCGAATCCTCTTGTTTTGGCCGGACAAGCGGAGAAAGGCCTCGGCGGCAGGTGGCGAAGGGGTGAAGAGACTCTGCGCTAGAGCTGAGAGCTCTGGCGGAGCTGCCGTGAAACCGGACTCTTCCCATCGAAGAGCACTCCGACTTCTCGGCTCGGGCAGGTTTCCTGACTCACGGAGCCCTACGTCGTCGCCCGCCTTCCCCCCAGTATCCTGGGAGTGGCTGCTCGTACCCCTTAGGGCAATCGAGCCAGAGCGCCGACTCTCCGATCACAGTGGCGTGGGCCGTTGGGGTTTCTCACCCCATTCCCTTTTACCCCGTACGCCGGGCACCCGAGCCTGTCCGTACAAGGTCGACTGGACATTAGTCCCTTTTGCCCGTCATTTCAAGAGCGCGTAGGTACCGTCCGTCCACCAGACGAACGGTAGTAGGATCCAGCGCTACGTGCGGCCGATGAAGGCTCCCGCCCACCCCCCAGGGGAGGGGAGCTCAAGGCCGCCAAGAGAGGGGTTAAGGAGATGAGACAACTCACGAGCCTCTTCCTGGGCTTGATCTTGATGGCCGCCGTGGCGGCCGCCGAACCGACGACCTTGATTCGATGCGGGAGGCTGATCGACGGCCAGGCGGACCAGGCGACGGCGAGCATCGACATCCAGGTCGTGGGCGATCGGATCACGGCGGTCGGGAAGGGCCTGGCCGCACCGGCCGACGCCCGCACCGTCGACCTCTCGAACGCGACCTGCCTGCCCGGGTTCATCGATCTGCATGCCCACATCCTGCTCAACCCCGGAGACGTCCTGGCCGACTCGCTGCGGAAATCGAGCGCGCGCAAGGCGCTCGAGGGCCTGCGCAACGCCTTGGTCCGGCTCCAGAACGGCTTCACCACCCTGCGCGACCCGGGTGACCTGGACCTGTACTACTCCACGGTCGAGATCCGAGACGCGATTGCGCGCGGCGATTTTCAGGGGCCCCGCCTCTTCGTCGCCCCCCACATGATCTCCCCCACCGGCGGTCACGGTGACTTCAACGACCTGGCCCCAGACCTCGCCCTCCAGGTCCCCAACGTCGTCGTGGACGGTGCCGAGGCCATGCGCAAGGCGATCCGCGAGGAGGTCAAGCACGGGGCGGACTGGATCAAGTTGGCGGCCAGCGGTGGCGTCATGTCGGCAGGGGACGACCCGCGGGGCCAGGCCTTCACGGACGAGGAGTTCCGGGCGGCAACGGACGAGGCCCACCGGCTCGGCCGGAAGGTGACGGTCCACGCGATCGGCGCCGGTAGCATCAAGGCCGCGCTGCGCGCTGGCGTGGACTGCATCGAGCACGGGGCGTTGATCGACGACGAGGGAATTGGGCTCATGAAGGAGCGTGGCGTGCCTCTGGTGCCTACGGTCTACGTGCTTGACTACATCATCGAGGAGGGGGAGAAACGCGGCATCCCCGCCGATCGCATCGCGAAGGCGAAGGCGCTCCAGGCCGAACGCGATCGCTGTCTTCGCGCGGCTTTCGCAGCCGGGTTGACCGTCGCCTTTGGCTCCGACACCATCTACCCCCACCCGCACGCCAACCGCGAGTTCGCGCGGATGGTGCGCCTCGGCCTGTCCCCCATGGCCGCCATCCGGTCAGCCACGACGCGCGCGGCCCGCGTTCTCGGGATCGAGAAGGACGTGGGAACCCTCGAGACCGGAAAGCGGGCGGACGTCGTGGCCGTTGGCCGCGACCCCCTCGCCGACGTGAGCGCCCTCGAGAATGTCCTCTTCGTCATGAAAGACGGCCGGGTGGTCAGGCCCACCGAGGGAGGTCGGCGCTGACGGGCTCGGGCCTGGGAAACCGTGAGCTAGTGCGACCGCCGGAAGGTCCTTTGAATATCCGGCCAGAACTCCTGGAAGACGTTGAAGGCGGCGCTCATCGCCAGCTGCAGGTTCGCGGCCTGCACGCCTTCGCGCCAAGCGTGGTGACCGGGCGGGTATAAGAGGGCACTGGCGATGCTGCTGCCGTAAAAGGACGCGACGTTGGCGGTGCCGAAGCATGTCCGGCCGCGGTCGTCGTAGGTGAACACCGTGAACTGCACCGCATGCGCCGCGCGACGCCAGAAGCCCCTCTGGCCGCTCCGAATGAAGCGCGGGTCCTGCTTGAGCATGGCGTCGCCTGCGGACTGGATCACTCCCTGGACGACGTTGGTGCCGAAGGCCAGAGCCATTCTCTTTCCGAACCCCGAGGTGTTGTCTCCCCACTCGGGTGGGGTCCGAAACCGCTGGGCGAGGACCGCGGTCGCGAGGACGGGCGCGAATGCCCCCGGCGACGTCACGGTTTGGTTCAAGAACAGCCTCCAGCGCTCCCCTCGCGTGAGCGGCGAGTAGTCGAGGGCGGACGTCTCCGAGAAGCCAATGAGGCTGACGTGTGTCGCCGCCTCTTCCCGAGCGACAACAGCAACGACCGAATCGGGTCGCGGGCCATTGGCCGGGCAGAGGCTGCGAGCCTCGGCCGAGGCCGCGTCCGGGCCCGGCGGCGGTTCGAGGCGAATCAGGACGCTCGCCCACGCGGGTGGGTTGGCAGCGGGGAGGCTCGTGACACCGTCCCCCACACCAGAGCCCGTGGGCGTGAACTGCAGGAGCGTGAGTAGGGCAAGGCCGACCACGGAGCAGGTACTCGCAAGGCAGGTGCCAAGAAGCGAAGCTCAGTGACCCCCCTCACTCTGGGGGGCAAACGCCAACTCGTACAAGCACTTGCCGGTCAAATTCTTAGGCTGGGATGGCCGGACCTCGGCCATAAACACTCGGGCACGGGTTACCGAATCACCCTTCCCGAACAGGAGTTCCCGACCGCGGACGACGGAGAAAGAGCGAGATCCGTGTCGGCTCGAACTCCAAGAACCGCCTCAGGGTCCGCTATCCTTCCGCTTTTCCAAAGCGCTGGGCGGCACGGAGCCAAGAACCGGCTCCGAGCGCTTGAGGATGTCGCGGATGGCGGCCATGTCTTCGTTGGTTATGCGTGTGAAGCGGACCCCAAAGCCAGGCGGCCAATCGCGGGAAGAGGGCGCGGCTGCATTGTTCACCCACGAGACCTGGCCAACCACCTTGAGAAACGTGGTGGGCGCGAGCTCGACCACGAGCGTCACCATCTCGCCCACGGGTGGAGGCTGTTCGGTCGAGGCGAACAGGCCCCCCGTGCCAAGGTTGGCCACGCGCATCCTCTCGCTGCCGGCCACGCAGTACACGTTCTCCACGTAGAACCGATTTACCGGCGTCTTCCCCTTTCCCCCGAGCCGGGCAACGAGGCTCGAGGCTTTGCCCCGGATCCGCGGATTCTCGTCCCGGAGCGCCTCGATGAGAGCGGGGACGGCGGCCCGGCCGATGCTGAACAGGGCTTCCTGGGCCTCGTCGGGCTCAAGAAAGTCCCTCTCTTTCAGCGCCTCGATGAGCGCGGGGACGGCGGCCA is a window of Vicinamibacteria bacterium DNA encoding:
- a CDS encoding TonB-dependent receptor, whose protein sequence is MRVSVLGLFLFSSVQAAAGASEGLSTITVRVVDPQVVPVRGARVTLYTRDDRLRINAVTDAAGLCRFESLPAADYLVEAAASGFGRPDVQRVALVKATEVDVEFALKLAGLREQVVVTASGSMQGSDEVSKAIAVVDREQIDGRDEFALADALRTVAGLRVQQLGGPGSFASIKIRGLRDQDTAILIDGVRFRDAAGPQADASGFLEDLLVTNIERVEVLRGSGSSLYGSNAIGGVVNVVTDHGGGQARGGLLLEGGSLGFFRGRADTAGGFNKDRITYSAGFAHLNVSEGVGGDDKARTSSIQGRVQVRLGPTATLATRIYFADSFTKLNESPLTLGTLPSDGIIDASPLSRSELSRYESGTPVSELNLDGANFIPSAHDPDNTRSANFLSALVTFEHRPSPGFAYSVTYHGLLTNRTFVNGPLGPGFQPDGMTRDEFDGRVHTLDAHADFGVGPHHLFTVGYQLESERYLGRSTPTDPAAGSSVNAAQLSHASFIQDQIRLLGGALQASAGLRAQWFSLDAPTLTPASGSPFQGLHLPSLPSAYTADGSIAYFLEKTGTKLRGHVGNGYRAPSLFERFGSSFGSFGYSVYGDPRLGPERSLGVDLGVDQQFAAGRLRTSLTLFRTDLRKVIIFDFSGAISPETDPFGRFGGYRLVDGGKAQGLEVEAAAEPLRGLRLNAAYTYNAAEPPTRQPQDLPQAYIIPKHQFSLVATQRLGGFQATLALAASDSYLAPVLDPVTFASRTYRFQGIVKADFVASYSMRVSERGSLRLFGKVADVFHRTYFESGFATPGRVALGGVAFAY
- a CDS encoding amidohydrolase family protein translates to MRQLTSLFLGLILMAAVAAAEPTTLIRCGRLIDGQADQATASIDIQVVGDRITAVGKGLAAPADARTVDLSNATCLPGFIDLHAHILLNPGDVLADSLRKSSARKALEGLRNALVRLQNGFTTLRDPGDLDLYYSTVEIRDAIARGDFQGPRLFVAPHMISPTGGHGDFNDLAPDLALQVPNVVVDGAEAMRKAIREEVKHGADWIKLAASGGVMSAGDDPRGQAFTDEEFRAATDEAHRLGRKVTVHAIGAGSIKAALRAGVDCIEHGALIDDEGIGLMKERGVPLVPTVYVLDYIIEEGEKRGIPADRIAKAKALQAERDRCLRAAFAAGLTVAFGSDTIYPHPHANREFARMVRLGLSPMAAIRSATTRAARVLGIEKDVGTLETGKRADVVAVGRDPLADVSALENVLFVMKDGRVVRPTEGGRR